In Zingiber officinale cultivar Zhangliang chromosome 8B, Zo_v1.1, whole genome shotgun sequence, a single genomic region encodes these proteins:
- the LOC122014314 gene encoding dynamin-related protein 5A-like, protein MAANGFQGSTPVKTPNSKTHSSASRRALPPAQMESSVSSAASSDFRTRFEAYNRLQAAAVAFGEKLPIPEIVALGGQSDGKSSLLEALLGFRFNVREVEMGTRRPLVLQMVHDPSALEPRCRFQEEDSEEYGAPIVLAPSIADVIRSRTETHLRKVQAAVSSKPIVMRAEYAYCPNLTIIDTPGFVLKAKKGEPESTPSEILSMVKSLASPPHRLLLFLQQSSVEWCSSLWLDAVREIDPNFKRTLIVISKFDNRLKEFTERWEVDNYLSASGYLGENVHPFFVALPKDRGTVTNEEFRRQISQVDAEVHRHLRDNVKGGFNEEKFGPYVGFSRLREFLETELQNRYKEAAPATLAQLEQRCNEVSIELVRIESKLQATSDVTQLRHSAMLYVASICSHMVTLIEGAADPAPEQWGKTTGEERSESGNASWPGVTVALKPPNHTLRLYGGAAFERVMHEFRCATYSIECPQVSREKVANILLAYAGRGGGGGLSEAAAEIARAAARAWLAPLLDTACERLSFVLKSLFDLALVRNRSHDSEYRKKNGDMDGYIGFHAALRRSYNNFIHDLSKQCKQIVQHHLNSVTSPYSQVCYENDLVADAGRYSQLPAASFFPELSDSATDEVGADQENVAPKDQQHSTPGKVTETTKDVLRESQLTVPETPSPDQPSDDFGIKKKEIGNLMDVGGRKRQARLAGGRNVDANRYQNNSILFGAGTMGSKAGSSYAEICSMSAQHFARIRQVLIERNVLSALSAGFLTPCRERLFVALGLELFAVNDEKFMDMFVAPGAVDILQNERQSLNKRQKILQSCLNEFKNITRTL, encoded by the exons ATGGCGGCCAATGGATTCCAGGGCTCTACTCCGGTGAAAACCCCGAACTCAAAGACCCATTCCTCCGCCTCCCGGAGAGCTCTGCCTCCTGCGCAGATGGAATCCTCTGTCTCGAGCGCTGCGTCCTCCGATTTCAGGACCCGCTTTGAGGCCTACAACCGCCTGCAAGCAGCCGCCGTCGCCTTCGGCGAGAAGCTTCCCATTCCCGAGATCGTCGCCCTCGGCGGTCAATCTGATGGCAAAAGCTCACTTCTTGAAGCCCTCCTCGGGTTCCGGTTCAACGTGCGGGAGGTGGAGATGGGCACCCGGAGACCCCTCGTACTCCAGATGGTCCACGATCCGTCCGCCCTCGAACCTCGATGCAGATTTCAG GAAGAAGACTCAGAAGAGTATGGAGCCCCAATTGTTTTGGCTCCTTCAATAGCTGATGTTATAAGATCAAGAACAGAAACGCATCTAAGAAAGGTTCAGGCTGCTGTTTCCTCTAAACCTATTGTGATGCGAGCTGAATATGCCTATTGTCCTAATCTCACCATTATCGACACCCCTGGCTTTGTCCTGAAG gcaaagaaaggagaaccaGAGAGCACTCCTAGTGAGATTTTGTCAATGGTGAAGTCGTTAGCAAGCCCACCTCATCGCCTTCTCCTGTTCCTTCAGCAGAGCAGTGTGGAATGGTGTTCTTCCCTATGGTTGGATGCAGTCCGTGAGATTGATCCAAACTTTAAACGAACACTTATAGTCATTTCTAAGTTTGATAATCGCTTGAAG GAATTTACTGAACGATGGGAAGTAGATAACTATCTAAGTGCAAGTGGATACCTTGGCGAAAATGTTCACCCTTTTTTTGTGGCTCTGCCCAAGGATCGTGGAACTGTTACAAATGAGGAATTCCGTAGACAGATTTCTCAGGTAGATGCGGAAGTACATCGCCATTTGCGTGATAATGTTAAGGGAGgatttaatgaggaaaagtttggaCCATATGTTGGATTTAGTCGTCTACGTGAATTCTTAGAAACTGAACTTCAAAATCGCTACAAGGAAGCGGCTCCGGCTACACTTGCGCAATTAGAACAGCGTTGTAACGAAGTGTCCATTGAATTAGTCAGGATAGAATCCAAGTTACAGGCAACCTCTGATGTTACCCAACTTAGGCATTCAGCTATGTTGTATGTAGCTTCTATCTGCAGTCATATG GTGACCTTAATTGAAGGAGCAGCGGATCCAGCTCCTGAGCAATGGGGTAAAACCACTGGTGAAGAGCGGTCAGAGAGTGGTAACGCAAGCTGGCCTGGAGTCACTGTGGCCCTAAAGCCTCCAAATCACACCCTTAGACTTTATGGAGGAGCAGCGTTTGAGAGAGTAATGCATGAATTCAGATGTGCTACATATTCTATTGAGTGCCCACAAGTTTCTAGAGAGAAA GTTGCAAATATACTGCTTGCTTATGCTGGAAGAGGAGGGGGTGGAGGTTTATCTGAGGCAGCTGCTGAAATAGCACGTGCTGCTGCACGAGCTTGGCTTGCTCCTCTTCTGGATACAGCATGTGAACGCCTTTCATTTGTTCTTAAAAGCCTTTTTGACCTTGCTTTGGTGCGCAACCGAAGTCATGACTCTGAGT ACCGGAAGAAAAATGGTGATATGGATGGGTACATTGGATTTCATGCTGCTCTAAGGCGTTCTTACAACAACTTCATCCATGATCTATCCAAGCAATGCAAACAAATAGTGCAACACCATCTCAATTCAGTGACTAGCCCCTACTCCCAAGTCTGCTATGAGAATGATCTTGTAGCTGATGCCGGGAGATATAGTCAGCTTCCTGCCGCTTCATTTTTCCCCGAACTGTCAGACAGTGCAACAGATGAAGTTGGTGCTGATCAAGAGAATGTAGCGCCTAAAGATCAACAACACTCAACGCCTGGTAAAGTAACTGAAACAACAAAGGATGTGCTTAGAGAAAGCCAATTGACAGTTCCCGAAACACCTTCACCTGATCAGCCAAGTGATGATTTcgggatcaagaagaaggaaattggGAACCTAATGGATGTCGGAGGGAGGAAACGGCAAGCAAGACTTGCTGGTGGAAGAAATGTAGATGCTAACAGATACCAAAACAACAGCATATTGTTTGGGGCAGGTACTATGGGCTCAAAAGCTGGATCTTCGTATGCCGAGATCTGTTCCATGTCAGCTCAACATTTCGCTAGGATTCGCCAAGTTCTGATCGAGAGAAATGTCCTCTCGGCCTTGAGTGCTGGATTCTTAACTCCCTG TAGAGAAAGACTGTTTGTTGCTCTCGGCCTCGAACTATTTGCCGTAAACGATGAAAAGTTCATGGACATGTTCGTGGCACCTGGTGCTGTCGACATTCTTCAAAATGAAAGGCAGTCACTTAACAAGCGCCAAAAGATCCTACAGTCTTGCCTCAATGAGTTCAAGAACATTACTCGGACCCTATAA
- the LOC122016629 gene encoding beta-glucuronosyltransferase GlcAT14B-like: MELTRAKGQFPMEKRWAWPLFLIAALLAVAIISSNISIISSFRTMFVVVRAAPAADPPPSPALPRLAYLISGSKGDLDRLWRALRAMYHPRNLYVVHLDLESPVGERRELSARVAGDAVFAAVGNVRVIEKANMVTYRGPTMVANTLHACAILLKMGKNWDWFINLSASDYPLATQDDILHAFSSLPRNISFMEHTSRLGWKELKRARPLIVDPGLYSVNKSDIFWVTPERGLPSAFKLFTGSAWVAITREFAEFCVWGWDNLPRILLMYYTNFVSSPEGYFQTVICNSPQFARTVANHDLHYISWDRPPKQHPHDLTVDDFPKMVGSNALFGRKFKRNDPVLDKIDAELLGRGKGDFVPGGWCRGDPPCSKVGDVTRLVPGNGSERIASLFDRTVRSRMFSRNQCR; encoded by the exons ATGGAGTTAACGAGGGCAAAAGGCCAATTTCCGATGGAGAAGCGATGGGCGTGGCCGCTGTTTCTCATCGCGGCCCTCCTCGCCGTCGCCATCATCTCCTCCAACATCAGCATCATCTCCTCCTTCCGCACCATGTTCGTCGTCGTCCGCGCCGCACCCGCGGCGGATCCTCCCCCGTCCCCGGCGCTTCCTCGACTCGCCTACCTGATATCCGGGTCGAAGGGCGACCTGGACCGCCTCTGGCGCGCGCTGCGGGCGATGTACCATCCCCGCAACCTCTACGTCGTGCACCTCGATCTGGAGTCGCCGGTGGGGGAGCGGCGCGAGCTCTCCGCGCGCGTCGCGGGGGACGCCGTCTTTGCGGCCGTCGGCAACGTGCGCGTGATCGAGAAAGCCAACATGGTCACTTACAGAGGCCCGACGATGGTGGCCAACACGCTCCACGCTTGCGCCATATTGCTCAAGATGGGGAAGAACTGGGATTGGTTCATCAATCTCAGCGCATCGGATTACCCCCTTGCTACACAAGACG ATATATTACATGCCTTTTCATCTCTGCCGAGGAACATAAGCTTCATGGAGCATACAAGCAGATTGGGGTGGAAAGA GCTGAAGAGAGCAAGGCCTCTGATAGTCGATCCAGGACTGTATTCCGTTAACAAATCGGATATCTTCTGGGTTACACCCGAGAGAGGGTTGCCATCCGCATTCAAATTGTTCACAG GGTCTGCGTGGGTTGCGATCACCCGAGAGTTTGCTGAGTTCTGCGTGTGGGGATGGGACAACCTGCCAAGAATCCTGCTCATGTACTACACCAACTTTGTCTCCTCGCCGGAGGGATACTTCCAGACAGTAATCTGCAACTCGCCTCAGTTCGCTCGCACCGTCGCTAACCATGACCTCCACTACATCTCCTGGGACAGGCCTCCCAAGCAGCACCCTCACGACCTCACCGTGGATGACTTCCCGAAGATGGTCGGGAGCAATGCCCTCTTCGGCCGCAAGTTCAAGCGTAACGATCCCGTGCTGGACAAAATCGACGCGGAGCTCCTTGGCAGAGGCAAAGGAGACTTTGTCCCCGGTGGATGGTGTCGAGGCGATCCTCCATGCTCGAAAGTAGGCGATGTCACGAGACTTGTGCCTGGGAATGGCTCCGAGAGGATAGCTTCGCTTTTCGACAGAACTGTTCGATCGAGAATGTTTTCACGAAACCAGTGTAGATAG